The stretch of DNA ttatttttggttaatactttttatggataagtgggattttttttattttatttggtatCGAGCCCGACTTAGTTATGGAACGAATTAGACTAGTAAGTCAAGGCCTTGTCAATTGGATTTgtgttgttttcctttttccctaTATGGGTGGCTTCCTggaaaagatattattatactttagcAATTTTTGATTGACGCTTTTGCCCTTTACGTGCTCTGCTTGTTgtggctgcatggcagccgtgGATGGCCATTCTTCTGGCCGTCCATCCTTCGCCGAAATGGCTGTTGCGGCGCCGTAACCACTCCCTGAAATCTCAGTTGCCCATCGTGTTCCAAAAGTAATGGAcggagaaatattttttcaattctcaaaggAAGAAATCAACAGATCTGCGGAACCTTTCCGCTTCTCGATTGTGATCAAGTTCCTCCGCCAACGTCCCTCTCTCGATGCGATTCGTGCGTTCATTGCCAGTCGATGGGGTCTGTCTTCTATCCCGGAGGTTTCCTCTATGAAATTGCCCCGAAACGTCTTCATCAGATTGGCTACGGAAGCAGACTTTGTGAAAGCCCTGTCCCGTGAATCATGTGAAGTGAATGAAGTGGCTTACCGTGCGTTCCACTGGTCTCCTGATTTTAATGAGGAACATGAACCTTCTAATGTTCCGGTGTGGATCCTCCTTCTCGGATTACCCCCcaacttttatcaagaatcaTTCATTCGGATCTTCACCGCTTCGCTTGGTCGATTCATACGCAGGGATAATTCCACGCGTTGTGCGACCCGAACTGATGGAGCTCGGCTTTGCTTGGAGATGGATACTGCTAAGGAGCCGATTTCGTACTTCTGGATTGGCACTCCTGGTCTGGCTACGAGCAGAAAACAAGAGATTATTTTTGAGATGTTACCGGCGTATTGTGGTAAGTGCAAAGTGCAGGGACATAACTCTAAGACCTGTCGAGCAGGTAAACCCAAGCAGGAGGAACGAAACCGGGGACGAAACAAAGAAAAGGATGAATCGGGTGGAAACACTTCATCTCAGAAAGAGGATGGTGAAATAAATAATCCTATGTTTTTACTTCCCGAAACAAAGGCTGCTGAACCTGTGGCGCCATGTGAGGATGCAGTTAAAACTCAACATGGGATTCATGATCAGGAACGTATGACTGGGGAATATGTTTCTGGTGGACCAAGTTCTGATAATAAACGGGATGGTGAGATTCCAGTTCCTACTTCAGAGACTGAGTCCGCTGGTGCGCTACCGAATGGTCTGGAACAGCCTGGGAACAGCTTGGAAATTCACTCTGATCTGGGGAAGAATATGGAACTCAATACTCATTGTATTAGAGAAGTGATAGTGCCTTCGGAGGCTGCAGGTAACCTTCTGAaccaaaatgatattttctcctttaatgTTGAATCGCTTCCTACTCTGATTCTAGAGGAACCTGCCTGCATTACGATTGAGGATAATGAACTGAATTTACCTACTAAAAGTAGCAAGGAAAATATTGACAATTATCCTGAAGATATTGTCTCTGAGCCGGACCCTGATATCCCTCCAGATGTGTTACCTCTTTATAAGGAGTACCATTCGGAGTCTGAAGATAAAcaggtaaagaaaaaatataagaaaaaaaaattgagaaagttaGAAGCTCCACTCGGGTCATCACCCGCCCCTCTACTTTAtctttatgaataattctataATTGTTTGGAACGTCCGTGGCATTGGTACCTCTCGTCGAAGATTAAAGAATTTAGTTTCCAAGTTCAAACCTCAACTGGTTGTGGTTCTTGAACCGTTTCAAAATGTGGACAAAGCCATAAGGTTGCAGCATTATCTTCAATTTGATTCCTTTTCTTCTAATGTGGATGTTGGTGGTAAAATCTGGATTTTTTGGGCTAATTCTCTTGATATTCAAGTGGTGAGATCCAACTTGCAGTTTGTTTCTCTTCTGGTAAACACTGGGTCCTTTCAGTTTTTATTAACTATCATCTATGTTAAGTGTAGTATGTACGAGAGGAAAATTATGTGGGAGGACCTTAGCTCCCAAGCTATGGGATCGGctccttgtttgtttgttggagactttaatattattcagaATAACTCGGAGAGAAGGGGTGGATCTCCTAGATCTAATGCGGCGATGTCGGACTTCAATGATTGGATTCACCAAGGTGGATTGGTTGAGATGAATTCTAAAGGCAGtattttttcttggtgtaatgggcagtcggGTCTTGCTAGGTCTTGGGCTAAGCTGGATCGTGTtcttatggatttttctttgctttcGTATTTCCCGAATGCGGTTTGCTCTTACTTGCCAAGAACAACTTCTGATCACGCCCCCATGGTTATTGAGTTCAAGTTGGATCCTTCTTCTTATGGCCCTTCGCCTTTTcgctttcaacaaatgtgggtggatcatcctcAATTCTTGTTGTGCGTCAAGCAGGCTTGGTCTGCTACTTTTGATGGCCATGGGCTCTCTAAATTGGCTTTTAAATTGAAGATTACTAAGGTCACCTTGCGTGAATGGAATAAATAGAATTTCGGTCATACTAAAATGCATATTATATCTCTTGAGAAGCAAATTGAGGAGTAGGAAAAGAAACTTCAGCAAAATTGGGATGATTCTATGGAGCGGGATCTTATTGTTGCCTCAGCGGATTTGGATAATTGGCTCCGTCGTGAAGATACtagattggctcaaatggctAAGTTAAAATGGCATATGGAAGGAGACCGgaatactaaattttttcatgcctGCCTTGCTAATAAACGGCATAAAAAAGTGATGTACATGAGATCATCGAATGGTATGGTCTTTAATTCGCCGGAGAGTATTCATCAGGGTGCTGtggattatttttcttattttttgcaGGGATCCCAGATTAGTTTGTTACCTGATTTATCAACTCTTATTTCTCCTATTATTTCTGATTCTGACAATTTGATGTTGTGTGGGATGCCTTCTATGAAGGAAGTGTCTTCTGCTCTTTCTTCTATTCCTTCTAACAGTTCTCCGGGACCTGATGATTTTAGCTCGGGCTTTTTCAAAAgctgttgggatattgtgaaagaagatgtcttggaagccatttctgaattttttaattcaaaatatcttCCAAGATTTTTCACTGCATCTTTTCTGGTCTTAATTCCAAAGGTTGATACTCCctctgggtttgataaatttaggccaataAGCCTTTGCTCGGTGTTCTATAAAATATGCTCCAAAATCATTGTTAATCGGCTGACAGGTCTCCTCTCTAGAATGATTTCGTGGGAACAAGGAGCTTTCATTCCAGGGAGAAGTATCTTTGATAATATTACCATTACTCAGGAAATGATTCACTCCATTAATAAAAAGGCccatggtggtaatatcatgattaaattagatatggctAAAGCTTACGATCGCGTGGAGTGGTTGTTTCTTCTGGAGGTACTTCgttgttttgggttttcttctaatttttgtgaTCTTATCAGAACATGCATCTCGACTCCTTGGTATTCTATTATAATGAATGGCACTattaaaggttttttcaaagcTGGCCGAGGTTTACGTCAGGGTGATCCTCTTTCtccttatctatttattatacttCAAGAGATTCTCTCTAGATTGATCAAGCAAAGTGTGGAGGCCAAAAAATTTGGTCAATTCTCCCAGGCCCGAGGTACACCCAGAatctctcatcttatgtatgctaaTGATGtcgttattttttctaatggtagctcCCAAGCTATTAGGGAGGTCTTATCTGTGCTCCATAAATATGAGAGTTGGTCGGGTCAGTGTATCAATCACTCTAAATCTGCCATTTTCTGCTCCCAAAAAATCTCTACTGTTCGCAAAAACTTATTATTACAGAAGACTGGATTTTCAGAaggatcttttcctttcaaatatcttggAGTGCCTATTATTTTGGGTCGTCTCAAACAGGTTCATCTGGAAGATATGCTGGCTaatatccaaaagaaaatttcgGGGTGGAAGATGATATTTCTGTCGATGGGTGGCCGTCTTACCTTACTTCGTCACGTTATTTCTAGTATGGCTCTTCATCTTTTTGCTGTCCTTCATGTCCCTCAAGCTACTATTAAAAACATTCACCGGATGATGAgtactttcttttggggggagCATAATGGcaaaggtaagaaaaaatgggtggcctgGAATTCTATCTGCCGTCCCGTGGAGGAAGGAGGTTTGGCGCTTAGAAACCTCGATGATATGCAGAAAGCCCTTCATGCCagatttgcttggaatcttattcaaggtaattctttatgggcaaatttttttaagagtaaatatGTGGGTTTAAAACCTTGGACCTTGGTTGATCCTACTAAGGGttctaggttttggaaaatgattgctaaATCTCTTCCTTTGATCTTGGATAATTCTAAATGGCGTCTTAAGGAtggtaagattttttttctggtatgataaatggagagacaGAGGTCCTTTAAGCAATGATATGAATATTGTGGGGCATCCCAATCTTCTTGTGAAGGATTGTCAattaaataatgtttgggaTGTCGATTTTATTCGTCAGTTAGTGGGGCCGATCAAATTGATGAAATTTTAGAGGATCTTTGCAAAGCGAAGCCTGGTATGGATGTTCTGATTTGgactaaaaatgataatggtCTGTTTTCTACTAAGTCGGCTTGGGATTGTATCCGCATTAGAAGTGATATTATTGAGGGTCATTCCTGGATTTTGCATAAGTGTCACCCTCTTAAAATGTCGTCTCTCATGTGGAAAGCTTGGTATATGGCCCTTAGTGTCGATCATCATCTTCGTCGTATTGGCATCCCTATTacctctcgttgtgattgttgtgctaaTGGTCACTTTGAGGACcaaaatcatgttctttttACAGGTGATATTGCTAATTATACTTGACGTTATTTTGGGACTTATCTTGGGATCTCGATAGGTCAAAATTGGAAAGATACAGTGAAAAGGTGGTTTCGTCGAGCTAATAATTCGTCTCAAGTTGGTATTATTTTGGGAATTCTTCCGGTGATTATAACTTGGAGACAATGGCAGAGGCGCTGTTTGGCGCGTATGGAGGGTCGCTTTGAACCTGTCTCAGAATTTATTCATTCTGTTCGTTGGTGGATTAGTCTTATATGCCGTGATATGCATGCTAGTTCTCACATTTCCAGTTTTGATTTGCGGGTATTAAAAAGTTTGAATGTCCAGGCTGTTCTTATTCCAATTCGGCGTTGCAAAACTATCATCTGGAATCGTCCTTCGGAGGGATGGGTCAGCTTAACACAGATGGCAGCAGTTTGGGTAACCCTGGTGCCTCAGGGATAGGTGGGatcattagaaataatcatggAAAACTTATTCATGCTTTTTCCTTATTCATTGGCATAGGTTCTAATAATCGGGCTGAACTTCTAGCCCTTCTTCATGGGCTCCAGGTTTGTAAATCTTTATCTCTTAATTTTGTGCATATTGAGCTTGATTCTATGAATGTTATATCCTGGTGGAAGAGCAAGAGATGTGGGGTgtggtatctggaggatttctgggaggaaattATCGACATTATCGACTCCATAACCTATTCGATAAACCATGTTTTTAGAGAGGGAGATAAAATCGCTGATTGGTTAGCCAAACAGGGAGCTTCTGGAAAAGACTTAGCAGTTTCGCATTTAACGGAGACCCCCCGTGCATTGCGGGGTCTTATCCGTATGGATTACTCAGGTTTACCGTCTTTGCGTTTTAGTTAGTTTCGAGTTTTTGTTGTTTGtcgtttattttgttgttttttgttagttttttttccgGCTAGGTTTTTCCTGCATTCTGGGTTTATCGTTTGTACCCCAGATGCTTGtctttgtaaccacggttttcctccgccacaagtgagggttattaataatattggggaggggtcactagTGTACAGGTGACCctaacttttctttaaaaaaaaaaaaaaagtcaaggcCTTAATACTTTGAAACGAGCACTAAAGCCCAAGCTGGTGAGATTACGCCATGCaagtttttttcctatttttcttccTAGGCTTTTTAGGCATCATCTCATGCACGAAGAACCTCCCTCAACTAGGGTTACACTTGACGTCAATTTTCTCCACGGCATGCACGTTCCTATCCCTACGACATTCCCGGCAACTACTTGCATAAGAGATATACATTCACGACAGTTTTTCTACCATttgtttctctagggtttttttatcagtttctttctatatatatgcattacaCACTTCACGCACATGGCACAACCCCTCATGCACATAGTGATCATCTTCAACCTAAGCTAGAGGGCCACCACTTGAGTTGTAGTGAAGCAACACCTCCTCCACATTGCTGCTGCTAGCCTACTGCACCTCCACAAACCACCCCAAAGTGCCAAGATCCTCCACAACGCTGCCTTTCACCACCGCACCCAAGAAACCACACAACCCGCAAGCCTCCACGTTCAACCACCATGGAAGAACAACAACATCCAATGGCAACATCCTTCCCAGCTTGGCCACGGGCCACCCAGTCGCACCGCCTAGTCACTGCGGTGAATCCTTCCCATCATCCACCAAGGTTGCACCACACGACAACCGTAAAACCATACCACTTCCACACCAAAGAAGCCCCTGTTTTCCCAAAGAAGACCCGTTACTACCACACCTCCATCGCACAAGCCCTTGTTTGTGCTCATCAGAATATTTTCAAACGCTGCCAGCTACGGAAGCCGCCACCCATCATCTTGACTGCTCACCGTAAGCCATAAGCCGTagtctcttcttctctcacattatctccttttctctcatcattttctctctcacccAATGCTCTGCATTCGCACTCATGTTATGAATCTCAATGTATCTTAACGTAAATTTGGGATTTGGAATGGATGAGATGAACGTAATGGAATAGAAATGTGATATGGATGTCAACAGGAAGCTTAATCAAAGTAGAAATGGTGCTCTGCGTGTGAATGGGAAAGTGTAGATAAGCTGTTTGATGAAATGGAAAGGAGAGAAAGCAGTAAATCCCACTAGCCACGGGAGTGCTTCGAGGGCCTCCCAACCTCCATACAAGTTCTAGATAATTCCAAAATGCCAGATGATTTTCACTCCTTCCTCTCAGACGCATATATTCCCTAAAAAACTCAACTGATTCTGACACATTACACCAATTAAAACGCACAGCATTAGACTAGATAAAACACACAGTATGGAAATTACATGAAAAGGATAAAACgcatagcataacataaaaGGGAAATAAACGGTGTCGTTTGGAGTTTGGCTTTATTCAAACACTTGTCTTCCAGGACACAAAGTCTTCATCTTCTACCTTCATCTCTGCCTGAAGTCCCTCTAGCCATCATCTTCCTTGTGGTCCATTGCACTCTCCCCCCATCAgagaaccttgcccacaaggtgtgggtaaagcTCCTGCAGCTTCCATAACTTCTCCCAACTATTGTCCTCGGACGAAGCTCCCACCCATTTGACGAGAACCTCGGTAATGGCCCTGTGGCCTTGGTGACTCAGACGGCGATCCACAATCGATTCTGGCTCAGGAATAAAAGACCCATCTTTGTCCACTGGAGGAAGTGTCGGAATAGCTTGAATCTGGTCCTCGATGTTTTTCTTGAGATAGAAGACGTGGAACACTGGGTGCACTCTTGCCGACGATGGGAGAGCTAGCCGGTAGGTGACCGTGCCGATCTTCTGAAGGACCTAGAAAGGCCcataaaattttggagagaGCTTTGTGTTATGGCGCATCGCCACTGATTTTTGACAGTAAGGTTGTAGGCGTAAACACACCCAATCCCCTTCTACAAATGATCTCTTTATCTTCTTCCTATCATCGTACAACTTCATGCGGTCTTGAGCCCATTCCAAATTTTCCTTCAACAAGTTCCTGATTTGCTCTCTTGATTTCAACAAGTGGTCCACGACATTAGTGGATGATGTTCTCGGTACATATGCCATCAGCTTAGGGGGGGTACCCGTAAAGAGCTTCGAAAAGGGACATCTTGGAGCTCGTATGGTAAGAGCTATTATAACTCAATTCTGCTAAGCTCGACCATTTACTCCATTCTTTGGGTTTGAGTCTAGTGTAAGCACGTAAATAGCCCTCGAGACATTTGTTGAGTGACTCTCTCTGACCATCTGATTGTGGGTGGTAGGCAGAGTTGTAGTGTAAGGATGACCCCTATAGTGAGAAAAGATGTTTGTAGAAAGAGCTTAGAAACACTTAGTCCCTTTCTGAGACTATTGTTTTAGGAAACCCATGGAGTTTGAAAACTCCATCTAAGAATGCTTGTGATACTACTGCTGCTGTATAAGGGTGGGTCAATGGAATGAAATGACCATATTTTGTATAACGATCCACCACAACAAAGATAACATCAAACCCTTGGGATCGGGGCAATCCTTTGACAAAATCCAGGGAAATATTTGTCCAGGCTTGAGTTGGTATGGAGAGGGGTTGTAAGAGTCTAGGAGGTAGCACTGTTTCCCCCTTAGTAGTCTGGCAAATTTGGCACTCCCGCACCTTTTGTTTTATGTCTCGTTTCATGCCATGCCAAAAGAAATCCATTTTTTCATGCTTATATGTCTTCAAATAACCATTATGCCCAGCTTGAGGATCTGAATGGATATACTCTAGCACCTTCTGTTTGAAATGAGACTGTGGTACAATAACAAGCCACCCTTTCTTTACAATTAAGCCATGTTGAAGAGAATAGCCCTTAGGCACTTCAGCCCCTGTTTGCAACTTTTGGAGAATTTCACTTATCTCTAAGGAAGAGGAATAGGAAGCTTTTAGTTCATCAATCCTGCTGGGAGTAGGAAAAGTTATTAGAGCTAAATACCCGTCCTCGATTCCTTCAATTTCAAACTTCCTGGATAGCGCGTCagccactttattttcttttcccaattTGTACTGTATAAAGAAGTCGTAGCCTAGAAGCTTGGTTATCCATTTTTGTTGTGCCACCGTCCCTACTTTCTGCTGAAGCAAATACTTGAGAGCTTGCTGGTCCGTTTTAATAATAAAGGACTGACCCAACAAGTAAGGTCGCCACCTTTGAACAGCCGAGACCAAAGCCAACAATTCTCGTTCATAAGTAGATAACATGAGTGCCTTACCCTTCAAAGCTTTACTCATAAATGCAATCGGATGTCCCTCTTGCATCAAAATAGCCCCTATGCTAATGCCACTTGTGTCACACTCAATTGTGAAAGCCTTAGAAAAATCCGGTAAGCATAAAACTGGTGGGTGTGCAACTGGAGTTTTAAGGGCCTGAAAAGCCCGTGTAGCTTCACCCGTCCACTTGAAACAATTTTTCCTCAAAAGGGTCGTAAGGGGGGCTGCAATGGCCCCATAGTGCCTGATGAACTTGCGGTAATAACCCATTAAACCAAAGAATCCTCGCAAGGATTTAGGGCTGGTAGGCAGTGGCCACTCTAGCATAGATTGGACCTTATAATAATCAGCCTGCACCCCTTGTCCTGACACCACATGGCCcaaataattaacctccaaaaCCCCAAAGCTGCATTTAGACATTTTGGCATAAAGCTGATGGTCTCTAAGTACCTGCAGTACTTGCTGTAAATGGCTCAAATGTGCAGCCCAGCTACTGCTATAGACGagtatatcataaaaaaaaactaagatgAACTTCCGCAAAAAGGGCCTAAACACTTCGTTCATTAACCCTTGAAAAGTAGCTGGGGCGTTGGTTAATCCGAAGGGCATTACTAAGAATTCGTAATGTCCCTCATGGGTATGAAAAGCTGTCTTTGCCGTATCTTCAGGAACAACTTTATCTGGTGGTAACCAGATCGTAAGTCCACCTTTGAGAAAATCATGGCCCCATTCAGCTCATCAAGGAGTTCATCGATGACTGGTATTGGAAATTTATCCTTTATCGTCATGTTGTTGAGTGCCCTATAGTCGACACACGATCTCCAACTACCATCCGCTTTACGGACTAATAAGACCGACGAAGAAAAAGGGCTTGTGCTAGGCTTAATAACCCAGGATT from Juglans regia cultivar Chandler chromosome 4, Walnut 2.0, whole genome shotgun sequence encodes:
- the LOC118348190 gene encoding uncharacterized protein LOC118348190 — translated: MDGEIFFQFSKEEINRSAEPFRFSIVIKFLRQRPSLDAIRAFIASRWGLSSIPEVSSMKLPRNVFIRLATEADFVKALSRESCEVNEVAYRAFHWSPDFNEEHEPSNVPVWILLLGLPPNFYQESFIRIFTASLGRFIRRDNSTRCATRTDGARLCLEMDTAKEPISYFWIGTPGLATSRKQEIIFEMLPAYCGKCKVQGHNSKTCRAGKPKQEERNRGRNKEKDESGGNTSSQKEDGEINNPMFLLPETKAAEPVAPCEDAVKTQHGIHDQERMTGEYVSGGPSSDNKRDGEIPVPTSETESAGALPNGLEQPGNSLEIHSDLGKNMELNTHCIREVIVPSEAAGNLLNQNDIFSFNVESLPTLILEEPACITIEDNELNLPTKSSKENIDNYPEDIVSEPDPDIPPDVLPLYKEYHSESEDKQFLLTIIYVKCSMYERKIMWEDLSSQAMGSAPCLFVGDFNIIQNNSERRGGSPRSNAAMSDFNDWIHQGGLVEMNSKGSIFSWCNGQSGLARSWAKLDRVLMDFSLLSYFPNAVCSYLPRTTSDHAPMVIEFKLDPSSYGPSPFRFQQMWVDHPQFLLCVKQAWSATFDGHGLSKLAFKLKITKGSQISLLPDLSTLISPIISDSDNLMLCGMPSMKEVSSALSSIPSNSSPGPDDFSSGFFKSCWDIVDTPSGFDKFRPISLCSVFYKICSKIIVNRLTGLLSRMISWEQGAFIPGRSIFDNITITQEMIHSINKKAHGGNIMIKLDMAKAYDRVEWLFLLEVHLEDMLANIQKKISGWKMIFLSMGGRLTLLRHVISSMALHLFAVLHVPQATIKNIHRMMSTFFWGEHNGKGKKKWVAWNSICRPVEEGGLALRNLDDMQKALHARFAWNLIQGCSYSNSALQNYHLESSFGGMGQLNTDGSSLGNPGASGIGSNNRAELLALLHGLQVCKSLSLNFVHIELDSMNVISWWKSKRCGVWYLEDFWEEIIDIIDSITYSINHVFREGDKIADWLAKQGASGKDLAVSHLTETPRALRGLIRMDYSGLPSLRFS